The Spirosoma foliorum genome has a window encoding:
- a CDS encoding glycosyltransferase family 2 protein, whose protein sequence is MKRIAAVVVTYNRLDDLKKCLVSLQTQTRQLDTIYVVNNGSTDGTSEWLAKQSDLTVLTQANLGGAGGFATGIAQAYHDEYDGIWCMDDDCLATPNALDNLLCSPNIGPCIKNSVSLSSQLNDELAFFVDLPNKAFRHAADMASFDMLFGVAALFNGTLISSEVIKTIGVPDKKLFIWGDEVEYMSRAQKMGFPVVTIPKSIFYHPPSVDRDGIPWPGAWKNYYRIRNERRVFQNAHGNKYGFIMFLFWSIRATFNQLAAFRKNRMYNFLLFAEASFDSLLNNFRKRPETIFTLRLYRFMHK, encoded by the coding sequence ATGAAACGTATAGCCGCGGTTGTTGTGACTTATAATCGACTCGATGATCTGAAGAAATGCCTGGTGAGCCTGCAAACGCAGACCCGGCAGCTCGACACGATCTATGTAGTCAATAATGGAAGTACAGATGGAACGAGTGAGTGGCTGGCAAAGCAATCGGACTTAACTGTACTGACTCAGGCCAATCTGGGTGGAGCTGGTGGTTTTGCTACCGGTATAGCCCAAGCTTACCACGATGAATACGATGGCATATGGTGCATGGACGATGACTGTCTGGCCACTCCGAATGCGCTCGATAATCTGCTTTGTTCGCCTAATATAGGTCCATGCATAAAAAACAGTGTATCGCTTAGTAGTCAGCTTAACGATGAACTGGCTTTCTTCGTCGATTTGCCTAATAAGGCTTTCCGGCATGCTGCCGATATGGCATCCTTCGATATGCTCTTCGGTGTTGCAGCCTTATTCAACGGAACCCTGATCAGTTCAGAAGTAATAAAGACGATAGGTGTACCCGACAAAAAACTGTTTATCTGGGGCGATGAGGTAGAGTACATGTCTCGAGCTCAGAAAATGGGATTCCCAGTAGTAACTATTCCGAAGTCAATATTTTATCATCCACCCAGTGTTGATCGGGACGGGATTCCCTGGCCGGGTGCCTGGAAAAACTATTATCGGATTCGTAATGAGCGCCGTGTTTTTCAAAATGCTCATGGTAATAAATACGGCTTTATCATGTTTCTGTTTTGGTCAATTCGGGCTACGTTCAATCAATTGGCTGCCTTTCGGAAAAATAGGATGTACAACTTCTTACTGTTTGCAGAGGCTTCTTTCGACAGTTTGCTGAATAATTTCCGCAAACGACCTGAGACAATTTTTACGCTTCGGCTTTACCGATTTATGCATAAATAA